In a genomic window of Thiosocius teredinicola:
- the hflX gene encoding ribosome rescue GTPase HflX, whose translation MFERPQSGEKAVLVHVGLHGAPRPEELQEFTELASSAGAQPLALISGQRKVPDPKLYVGSGKAEEIHQQVLALGAELVIFDNTLSPSQERNLEKVFECRVLDRTGLILDIFAQRARSHEGKLQVELAQLRHLSTRLVRGWTHLERQKGGIGLRGPGETQLETDRRLLNQRIDQIGKRLARVDSQREQGRRSRRRNEVPTVSLVGYTNAGKSTLFNRVTEAGVYARDQLFATLDPTLRRVELEDGAPLILADTVGFVSRLPHELVAAFKSTLQETVEADLLLHVVDASSAQRAEQIAEVEDVLAQIGADEVPRIEVYNKIDLLPGTEPRVDRDADGRPQRVWLSAAAGQGVELLLGALADWFRSDIINTRVSLGPADGRLRALLFEQGAIVSENHASDGGWELEVELRRQDFERLRKRESVLAAQWRDQPPAFDQTG comes from the coding sequence GTGTTTGAACGTCCGCAAAGCGGCGAAAAAGCCGTACTCGTGCACGTCGGTCTGCACGGTGCCCCACGACCCGAAGAACTGCAGGAGTTCACCGAGTTGGCGAGCTCGGCGGGCGCGCAGCCGCTCGCCCTGATCTCGGGTCAGCGCAAGGTGCCCGATCCGAAGCTGTATGTCGGCAGCGGCAAGGCCGAAGAGATACACCAGCAGGTGTTGGCACTGGGCGCCGAGTTGGTGATCTTCGACAACACCTTGTCACCCAGCCAGGAACGCAATCTCGAAAAGGTCTTCGAGTGCCGTGTGCTCGATCGCACCGGCCTGATTCTCGATATTTTCGCCCAGCGCGCCCGCTCTCACGAGGGCAAGCTGCAGGTTGAATTGGCGCAACTGCGCCACCTGTCGACCCGCTTGGTGCGTGGCTGGACCCACTTGGAACGTCAAAAAGGTGGTATCGGCCTGCGCGGACCGGGTGAGACCCAGCTCGAAACCGACCGCCGCCTGCTCAATCAACGAATCGACCAGATCGGCAAGCGCCTGGCACGGGTCGACAGCCAGCGCGAGCAGGGGCGTCGCTCGCGGCGCCGCAACGAGGTACCGACGGTTTCCCTGGTCGGCTACACCAACGCCGGCAAGTCGACCCTGTTCAACCGGGTGACCGAGGCCGGGGTGTACGCCCGCGATCAATTGTTTGCCACGCTCGACCCGACGCTCCGCCGGGTCGAACTCGAAGACGGCGCGCCACTCATTTTGGCGGATACGGTCGGCTTCGTGTCGCGCCTGCCGCACGAGCTGGTCGCTGCGTTCAAATCCACCCTGCAGGAGACCGTGGAGGCCGATCTGCTGCTGCACGTGGTCGACGCGAGCAGCGCGCAGCGGGCGGAACAGATCGCCGAAGTCGAGGATGTCCTGGCGCAGATCGGCGCCGACGAAGTGCCGCGCATCGAGGTGTACAACAAGATCGACCTGTTACCGGGCACCGAGCCCCGGGTTGACCGGGATGCCGATGGCAGGCCGCAGCGCGTCTGGCTGTCTGCGGCGGCCGGTCAGGGGGTGGAGCTGCTGTTGGGGGCGCTGGCCGACTGGTTCCGCAGCGACATTATCAATACGAGGGTTTCATTGGGCCCGGCTGACGGTAGACTGCGCGCCTTACTGTTCGAACAGGGCGCCATCGTCAGTGAAAACCACGCCAGTGACGGGGGTTGGGAACTCGAAGTGGAGCTCAGGCGTCAGGACTTCGAGCGCTTGAGGAAGCGTGAATCCGTCCTCGCAGCGCAGTGGCGCGACCAGCCGCCGGCGTTTGACCAAACAGGGTAA
- the mutL gene encoding DNA mismatch repair endonuclease MutL, which produces MSSRIHALPSQLVNQIAAGEVVERPASVVKELMENSLDAGATRVQVDVEQGGVKLIRITDDGGGIERDDLAMALSRHATSKLNALEDLDRIASMGFRGEALPAIASVSRLTLASRAQDADRAWQYEPDSGELQPAALSQGTVVTVRDLFYNTPARRKFLRTDKTEFVHLEQVVKRLALVRHDVTFVLTHNGREVFCAKRAEDRVARERRLADLLGPAFLEDALFFEHEAAGLRLSGWVARPTFSRSQADMQHFYVNRRMVRDKLVTHAVRQAYQDVLYHGRHPAFVLFLELAPALVDVNVHPTKHEVRFRESRLVHDFLFRTLHQVLAEPAVTAEEYQAVTQPASTEARAAEFGLRAEAGGSIEQAVPRQATMRLAVGEQRAAYRAAQEWQTPPATPVAHTATESADDADTDEHPLGFAIAQLHGIYVLAQNRHGLVVVDMHAAHERITYEAFKRAREGEGIKSQPLLVPVSVAVSQREADLVEEHAAVFAELGMEVDRLGDQSLVVRALPALLRHADAERLMRDVLADLVVHGSSRRILEQINEVLGTMACHGSVRANRRLSIEEMNALLRDIESTERSGQCNHGRPTWAQMDMQSLDKLFLRGR; this is translated from the coding sequence ATGTCGTCACGAATACACGCCTTACCCAGTCAACTCGTCAACCAGATTGCCGCCGGCGAGGTGGTCGAAAGACCGGCCTCGGTGGTTAAGGAGCTGATGGAAAACAGCCTGGACGCCGGCGCAACCCGGGTGCAGGTAGATGTCGAGCAGGGCGGGGTCAAACTGATCCGCATCACCGACGACGGTGGCGGCATCGAACGCGACGACCTTGCGATGGCGTTGTCACGTCACGCCACCAGCAAGCTCAATGCGCTCGAGGACCTGGACCGGATCGCCAGCATGGGGTTTCGCGGCGAGGCATTGCCGGCGATCGCCTCGGTTTCGCGACTGACACTCGCATCACGCGCACAAGATGCCGACCGCGCCTGGCAATACGAGCCCGATAGCGGCGAGCTGCAGCCTGCCGCGCTGTCTCAAGGCACGGTGGTAACCGTGCGCGATCTGTTCTACAACACCCCGGCGCGGCGCAAGTTCCTGCGCACCGACAAGACCGAATTCGTTCATCTCGAACAGGTCGTGAAACGCCTTGCCCTGGTGCGCCACGATGTAACGTTCGTGCTGACGCACAATGGTCGCGAGGTGTTCTGCGCGAAGCGGGCCGAAGATCGGGTGGCACGTGAGCGTCGCCTTGCAGACCTGCTCGGCCCGGCCTTTCTCGAAGACGCCTTGTTCTTCGAACACGAGGCAGCCGGTCTGCGCCTGAGCGGTTGGGTGGCGCGCCCGACGTTTTCGCGCAGCCAGGCCGACATGCAGCATTTCTATGTCAACCGCAGGATGGTGCGCGACAAGCTCGTGACCCATGCGGTCCGTCAGGCCTACCAGGATGTGCTGTACCACGGCCGCCATCCAGCCTTCGTGTTGTTCCTGGAACTTGCGCCGGCATTGGTCGATGTCAATGTGCACCCTACCAAGCACGAGGTGAGGTTCCGTGAGAGCCGCCTGGTGCATGATTTTCTGTTTCGCACGTTGCACCAGGTGCTTGCCGAACCTGCAGTGACGGCAGAAGAGTACCAAGCCGTCACCCAGCCGGCGTCGACCGAGGCGCGTGCGGCGGAGTTCGGTCTGCGTGCAGAGGCGGGCGGTTCGATTGAACAGGCGGTGCCCCGTCAGGCGACGATGCGACTGGCGGTCGGCGAGCAGCGCGCGGCCTATCGCGCGGCGCAGGAATGGCAGACGCCGCCGGCGACGCCGGTGGCGCACACAGCAACCGAGTCCGCCGATGACGCCGATACGGACGAGCATCCGCTCGGCTTCGCTATTGCGCAGTTGCACGGCATCTATGTGCTGGCGCAGAACCGGCATGGCCTGGTGGTGGTCGACATGCACGCGGCGCACGAGCGCATCACTTACGAGGCGTTCAAACGTGCGCGTGAAGGTGAGGGCATCAAGAGTCAGCCCTTGCTGGTTCCGGTCAGCGTGGCGGTCAGCCAACGCGAAGCCGACCTGGTTGAAGAGCATGCGGCGGTGTTTGCCGAATTGGGTATGGAGGTCGATCGCCTGGGCGATCAGAGCCTTGTGGTACGTGCCCTTCCGGCGCTGCTGCGTCATGCCGACGCCGAGCGCCTGATGCGCGACGTACTGGCCGACCTGGTGGTGCACGGCAGTAGCCGGCGTATCCTCGAACAGATCAATGAAGTGTTGGGGACGATGGCCTGTCATGGCTCGGTGCGTGCCAATCGCCGACTGAGCATCGAGGAGATGAACGCACTGCTGCGCGATATAGAAAGTACCGAGCGCAGCGGTCAATGTAATCACGGTCGCCCGACCTGGGCGCAGATGGACATGCAGTCGCTCGACAAGCTGTTCTTGCGCGGACGTTGA
- the hfq gene encoding RNA chaperone Hfq, producing MSKGQSLQDPFLNALRKERVPVSIFLVNGIKLQGTIESFDQFVVLLKNSVSQMVYKHAISTVVPARNVRIQHAHGDSDGEAEPGNA from the coding sequence ATGTCAAAGGGACAAAGCCTTCAGGATCCGTTTCTAAACGCGTTGCGCAAAGAGCGCGTTCCGGTATCTATTTTTCTTGTGAATGGAATCAAGTTGCAGGGAACCATCGAATCGTTCGATCAGTTCGTTGTCCTGTTAAAGAACAGTGTCAGCCAGATGGTATACAAGCACGCTATTTCGACAGTCGTGCCGGCGCGCAATGTGCGCATCCAGCACGCGCATGGTGATAGTGACGGTGAGGCCGAACCCGGTAACGCCTGA
- the miaA gene encoding tRNA (adenosine(37)-N6)-dimethylallyltransferase MiaA translates to MGPTASGKTDLAIALREHLPVELISVDSAMVYRGMDIGTAKPSAQELAAAPHSLIDICDPAEAYSAARFRQDALAEMAAISQRGRIPLLVGGTMLYFRALQYGLSELPSADASIRERLERELKSDGLAALHARLASVDPVAAQRIHRNDPQRTLRALEVFEATGKPLSELQGGPGEGMPFQAIKLVRCPASRAELHRRINDRFVRMLEQGFVDEVERLVGRGDLDPDMPSMRSVGYRQVWAWLRGEFSREEMVEKGQAATRQLAKRQMTWLRSEKDCHWLDEAGDVLKQAMTIISNSSGKATPS, encoded by the coding sequence ATGGGGCCTACCGCGTCGGGCAAGACGGACCTGGCGATCGCGCTGCGCGAGCACCTGCCGGTGGAGTTGATCAGCGTCGATTCGGCCATGGTGTATCGCGGCATGGATATCGGTACCGCCAAGCCGTCAGCGCAAGAGCTGGCCGCGGCGCCGCACAGCCTGATCGATATCTGCGACCCGGCAGAGGCCTATTCGGCAGCCCGCTTTCGGCAGGATGCGCTGGCCGAGATGGCGGCAATCTCACAACGTGGCCGAATCCCCTTGTTGGTCGGTGGCACCATGTTGTACTTTCGCGCGCTGCAGTATGGCCTGTCCGAACTGCCGTCGGCCGATGCGTCGATTCGCGAACGCCTCGAGCGCGAGCTGAAGTCAGACGGCCTGGCGGCGCTGCATGCCCGCCTGGCGTCGGTCGACCCCGTCGCTGCGCAGCGCATCCACCGCAACGACCCGCAACGAACCCTGCGTGCGCTCGAGGTGTTCGAGGCGACCGGCAAGCCGTTGAGCGAGTTGCAGGGTGGTCCGGGCGAGGGGATGCCGTTCCAGGCGATCAAGCTGGTGCGTTGTCCGGCGTCGCGAGCCGAGCTGCACCGGCGCATCAACGACCGCTTCGTGCGCATGCTCGAGCAGGGGTTTGTCGATGAAGTCGAGCGGCTGGTGGGGCGGGGTGACCTCGATCCGGATATGCCGTCGATGCGCTCGGTCGGTTACCGTCAGGTGTGGGCATGGTTGCGTGGGGAATTTAGTCGCGAGGAAATGGTCGAAAAAGGCCAGGCGGCGACCCGCCAACTGGCCAAGCGGCAAATGACCTGGTTGCGTAGTGAGAAAGATTGTCATTGGTTGGACGAGGCTGGCGATGTATTGAAACAGGCAATGACAATCATCAGTAATTCAAGCGGGAAAGCTACGCCGAGCTGA
- a CDS encoding DsrE family protein, which yields MRFLLFPLLMLVAASAYAADAHRIVLHVDEADAARQNLVLNNASNINKYYLDKGEEVEVEIVAYGPGLTMLVPGKSPVGDRVTSIKQNYDNVSFKACSNTLAKMSAKAGKDVKLMAEAEMVPSGVIHLVERQEQGWSYIRP from the coding sequence ATGCGGTTCCTACTGTTCCCACTGCTGATGTTGGTGGCGGCCAGCGCGTACGCGGCTGACGCCCATCGTATCGTTCTGCACGTCGACGAAGCCGACGCAGCACGCCAAAACCTGGTCCTCAACAACGCCTCAAATATCAATAAGTACTATCTGGACAAGGGCGAAGAGGTCGAAGTCGAGATTGTTGCCTACGGTCCGGGACTGACCATGCTGGTGCCCGGCAAGTCGCCGGTCGGCGATCGAGTCACCTCGATCAAGCAGAATTACGACAACGTCAGTTTCAAAGCGTGCTCCAACACGCTGGCCAAGATGTCGGCCAAAGCCGGCAAAGACGTCAAGCTCATGGCCGAGGCCGAGATGGTCCCGTCCGGCGTGATCCATCTGGTCGAACGCCAGGAGCAGGGCTGGTCTTACATCAGGCCCTAA